Proteins from a single region of Streptomyces sp. HUAS 15-9:
- a CDS encoding AAA family ATPase — MTVRRDFQEPARCRPDLVIGREEPFGAAREQLTSGGSVLLHGPAGIGKSTVLRALAAEYAGAARTVLRCSATESESHLPFLALADLFGLVLDQVSGRLPAAQRTALESALTGRGESTLQRDGLALRLAVLSALRALAAEGTVLIVADDLQWLDPASSELLGFAARRLGGTPVQLLCAVRTEGQEYDRHLRAAPPDTVAVRLDPLSRNQVSALLDHRGYTGLPRSTVREIHRTSGGNPLFAQELGRALAENPTPPRPGEPLPVPTSLRALVLSRLDMLSVEARRTLLVASAGARPTPALLLAAGRENVEAECAQAAELGLLATDPDGPAVRFAHPLISAALYAEAPAHERRAAHAALSTAASDPIERARHLALATTGTDPEVAARLAEAATQARDRGAPSVAAQLGLLAARHTPADTVPGPDERRLQAAEDAITAGEVDLARDIAREVLTRATVPADRVRAWIIVIDTAGHTMTEVDAVFPQALADAGEDPRLLALVHYQLAWRALIVEGDFTEAREAAAHAAELAERGADRRTELLALAFQAQTETLMGHPAAPATIKRALKEPQDPKVACHHNGAGSARFRWLVMGDQLAEARATVTALLREVRRRGSVESEVHFLRGLAETELRAGHCGRALDLAGESLRLARDSGIGETASAMLTSLTEASGGDVDRALALAREAVEHAEEDGDQMYLSRALGALGYAQLVAGDPAGTVRSLRRVRELERGLGITDPARGRWHGDLAEALVRIGEPAEAQDVIDVTREHALRLGRESVLAVLDRAEALVRAAHGDHEAAESQLTSAQDRLAKLGYGLEEARAAFALASLRGRRPGSPAEGVRRPSTSSYDEATRLFRRCRALPWLRQVDAALAAPEPEPAAAAAAALGGVDGLEGLASMERQVAALVMEGATNREIAARLFISVKTVEATLTRVYRKLGIRSRVDIVRLAAGRRAK, encoded by the coding sequence GTGACCGTGCGACGGGACTTCCAGGAGCCTGCGAGATGCCGCCCCGACCTGGTCATCGGCCGGGAGGAGCCGTTCGGAGCCGCCCGTGAGCAGCTCACCTCGGGCGGCAGCGTGCTCCTGCACGGCCCCGCGGGAATAGGAAAATCGACCGTCCTGCGGGCATTGGCAGCGGAATACGCCGGCGCGGCCCGCACCGTGTTGCGCTGCTCGGCCACCGAGTCCGAATCGCACCTTCCCTTCCTCGCCCTGGCCGACCTGTTCGGTCTGGTCCTCGACCAGGTCTCCGGCCGGCTCCCCGCGGCCCAGCGCACTGCCCTGGAGTCGGCGCTCACCGGCCGCGGCGAATCCACCCTGCAGCGCGACGGTCTGGCCCTGCGCCTCGCGGTGCTGTCCGCGCTGCGCGCCCTGGCCGCCGAGGGCACCGTGCTGATCGTCGCCGACGATCTGCAGTGGCTGGATCCGGCCAGCTCGGAGCTGCTCGGCTTCGCCGCCCGCCGCCTGGGCGGCACCCCGGTGCAGCTGCTCTGCGCGGTCCGGACCGAGGGCCAGGAGTACGACCGCCATCTGCGCGCCGCTCCGCCGGACACCGTCGCCGTACGTCTCGACCCGCTCTCCCGCAACCAGGTCTCCGCGCTCCTGGACCACCGCGGCTACACCGGCCTGCCCCGCTCCACGGTCCGTGAGATACACCGCACCAGCGGCGGCAACCCCCTCTTCGCCCAGGAGCTCGGCCGCGCCCTCGCCGAGAACCCCACCCCGCCCAGGCCGGGCGAGCCGCTGCCGGTGCCCACCTCGCTGCGCGCCCTGGTGCTGAGCCGCCTGGACATGCTGTCGGTCGAGGCCCGCCGCACCCTGCTGGTGGCCAGCGCCGGAGCGCGTCCCACACCGGCGCTGCTGCTCGCGGCCGGCCGGGAGAACGTCGAGGCCGAGTGTGCCCAGGCCGCCGAACTCGGACTGCTCGCCACGGACCCCGACGGCCCTGCCGTGCGCTTCGCGCACCCCCTCATATCGGCCGCCCTCTACGCGGAGGCGCCCGCCCACGAACGGCGTGCCGCGCACGCCGCGCTGTCCACCGCCGCCTCCGACCCGATCGAGCGGGCCCGCCATCTGGCCCTGGCCACCACCGGGACCGATCCGGAGGTTGCCGCCCGGCTCGCCGAGGCCGCCACGCAGGCCCGGGACCGGGGCGCCCCGTCCGTGGCCGCGCAGCTCGGCCTGCTCGCCGCCCGTCACACCCCGGCCGACACCGTGCCCGGCCCGGACGAGCGCCGGCTGCAGGCCGCCGAGGACGCGATCACCGCCGGCGAGGTCGACCTCGCCCGGGACATCGCCCGCGAGGTGCTGACCCGGGCGACCGTGCCCGCGGACCGGGTGCGGGCCTGGATCATCGTGATCGACACGGCGGGCCACACCATGACGGAGGTCGACGCGGTCTTCCCGCAGGCCCTGGCCGACGCCGGGGAGGACCCGCGGCTGCTCGCCCTGGTCCACTACCAGCTGGCCTGGCGGGCCCTCATCGTGGAGGGCGATTTCACCGAGGCCCGCGAGGCGGCCGCGCACGCGGCGGAGCTGGCCGAGCGCGGCGCCGACCGGCGCACCGAACTGCTGGCCCTGGCCTTCCAGGCCCAGACCGAGACCCTCATGGGCCACCCGGCCGCCCCGGCGACCATCAAGCGCGCGCTGAAGGAGCCCCAGGACCCGAAGGTGGCCTGCCATCACAACGGCGCGGGCAGCGCCCGGTTCCGCTGGCTGGTCATGGGCGACCAGCTGGCCGAAGCGCGGGCGACGGTCACCGCGCTGCTGCGCGAGGTGCGCCGGCGCGGCTCGGTGGAGAGCGAGGTGCACTTCCTGCGCGGCCTCGCCGAGACCGAGCTGCGCGCCGGGCACTGCGGCCGGGCCCTCGACCTGGCCGGCGAGAGCCTCCGGCTGGCCCGGGACTCCGGGATCGGCGAGACCGCCTCCGCGATGCTCACCTCGCTCACCGAGGCGTCCGGCGGGGACGTGGACCGGGCGCTGGCGCTGGCCCGGGAGGCGGTGGAGCACGCCGAGGAGGACGGTGACCAGATGTATCTGTCCCGGGCCCTGGGCGCCCTCGGGTACGCCCAGTTGGTGGCCGGGGACCCGGCGGGCACGGTCCGCTCGCTGCGCCGGGTGCGCGAGCTGGAGCGGGGTCTGGGCATCACGGACCCGGCCCGCGGCCGCTGGCACGGCGACCTCGCCGAGGCGCTCGTCCGGATCGGTGAACCCGCCGAGGCGCAGGACGTCATCGACGTCACCCGGGAGCACGCGCTGCGGCTCGGCCGGGAGAGTGTCCTCGCGGTCCTGGACCGGGCCGAGGCGCTGGTGCGCGCGGCCCACGGCGACCACGAGGCGGCCGAGTCCCAGCTGACGTCCGCTCAGGACCGGCTGGCCAAACTGGGGTACGGGCTGGAGGAGGCGCGGGCCGCCTTCGCCCTGGCCTCGCTGCGCGGCCGACGGCCCGGGTCGCCGGCCGAAGGGGTGCGCCGCCCCAGCACATCGTCGTACGACGAGGCCACCCGGCTGTTCCGGCGCTGCCGGGCGCTGCCGTGGCTGCGCCAGGTGGACGCGGCCCTCGCGGCGCCCGAACCGGAGCCTGCCGCCGCCGCGGCCGCCGCGCTCGGCGGCGTCGACGGGCTGGAGGGTCTGGCCTCGATGGAGCGTCAGGTGGCGGCGCTGGTGATGGAGGGCGCGACCAACCGGGAGATCGCCGCGCGCCTGTTCATCAGTGTCAAGACGGTCGAGGCGACCCTGACCCGGGTGTACCGCAAGCTGGGCATCCGCTCGCGGGTGGACATAGTCCGTTTGGCGGCGGGACGGCGCGCGAAGTGA
- a CDS encoding response regulator transcription factor: MAADSVGAVEIRSALARLRRTTGLPVAFGGLVESGRLQIRITELSGTNTAALRSLAVTSGNGLGGKAVALARPCAVTDYSSSRQISHEYDAPVAAEGIRSVFAVPVVVRRRVRGVIYGALRAAQPLGDRTLTSAVAVARDVEQELVVREEARGLLTAARPESAADTDANAAWEQVREAHAALRALAPRITDPQLREELLAACGLLTAPKRAGDVVLAPRELDVLACVAEGATNAVVADRLGLRPETVKGYLRSAMRKLGAHTRGEAVATARRSGLLP; encoded by the coding sequence GTGGCAGCAGACTCCGTGGGGGCGGTCGAGATACGAAGTGCGCTGGCCCGGCTCCGGCGCACGACCGGTCTTCCGGTCGCGTTCGGCGGCCTGGTCGAGTCCGGCCGGCTGCAGATACGGATCACCGAGCTGAGCGGCACCAACACCGCGGCCCTGCGCTCGCTCGCGGTGACCTCCGGCAACGGCCTGGGCGGCAAGGCGGTGGCGCTGGCCCGGCCGTGCGCGGTGACGGACTACTCCTCGTCGCGGCAGATCAGCCATGAGTACGATGCGCCGGTGGCCGCGGAGGGCATCCGCTCGGTGTTCGCCGTGCCGGTGGTGGTACGCCGTCGGGTGCGGGGCGTGATCTACGGCGCCCTGCGCGCGGCCCAGCCGCTGGGCGACCGCACGCTGACCTCGGCGGTGGCGGTGGCCCGGGACGTGGAGCAGGAGCTCGTCGTACGGGAGGAGGCGCGCGGGCTGCTGACGGCGGCCCGGCCGGAGTCGGCCGCCGACACGGACGCGAACGCCGCCTGGGAGCAGGTGCGCGAGGCGCACGCGGCGCTGCGTGCCCTGGCGCCCCGGATCACGGACCCCCAGCTGCGGGAGGAACTCCTCGCAGCGTGCGGTCTGCTGACCGCGCCGAAACGGGCGGGGGACGTCGTTCTGGCGCCGCGCGAGCTGGACGTCCTGGCCTGTGTGGCCGAGGGCGCGACGAACGCGGTGGTGGCGGACCGGCTGGGACTGCGCCCGGAGACGGTCAAGGGCTATCTGCGCTCGGCAATGCGCAAACTGGGCGCCCACACCCGAGGGGAGGCGGTGGCGACGGCACGCCGGTCGGGTCTGCTGCCGTAG
- a CDS encoding AMP-binding protein: MTTATELFRTARDFLLEHREDYASAYEGFTWPRPEHFNWALDWFDVIADGNDRTALHIVEEDGTETRLSFAELADRSDRVANWLRARGVRAEDRILVMLGNQAELWETALAAMKLRAVVIPATPLLGPADLRDRVERGRVRHVLVRTADTDKFDEVPGDYTRIAVGGAPEGWQPYEDAYAALADFTPDGETHADDPLMLYFTSGTTARPKLVEHTHASYPIGHLATMYWIGLEPGDVHLNISSPGWAKHAWSNLFAPWNAQATVFIHNYTRFDAARLMSEMDRAGVTTFCAPPTVWRMLIQADLTQLRTPPREAVAAGEPLNPEVIEQVRRAWGVTIRDGFGQTETAVQVSNSPGQELKTGSMGRPSPGYRVELLDPVSGAPGVDEGEIALDLSTQPVGLMAGYHGDADRTAEAMAGGYYRTGDIGSRDADGYITYVGRADDVFKASDYKISPFELESALLEHEAVAEAAVVPAPDELRLAVPKAYIVLAEGWEPGPDTAKVLFEHSREALAPYKRIRRLEFAELPKTVSGKIRRIELREATAAGSGNEYREEDFR, translated from the coding sequence ATGACGACGGCCACGGAGCTCTTCCGCACCGCGCGGGACTTCCTGCTGGAACACCGCGAGGACTACGCCTCGGCCTACGAGGGCTTCACCTGGCCGCGCCCGGAGCACTTCAACTGGGCCCTGGACTGGTTCGACGTCATCGCGGACGGCAACGACCGCACCGCCCTGCACATCGTGGAGGAGGACGGCACGGAGACCCGGCTCTCCTTCGCCGAACTGGCCGACCGCTCCGACCGGGTCGCCAACTGGCTGCGGGCGCGTGGCGTCCGGGCCGAGGACCGCATCCTCGTCATGCTCGGCAACCAGGCCGAGCTGTGGGAGACGGCCCTGGCCGCGATGAAACTGCGCGCCGTCGTCATCCCCGCCACCCCGCTGCTCGGCCCCGCCGATCTGCGCGACCGCGTCGAGCGCGGCCGGGTCCGGCACGTGCTCGTCCGCACGGCCGACACCGACAAGTTCGACGAGGTGCCCGGCGACTACACGCGCATCGCCGTCGGCGGCGCGCCCGAGGGCTGGCAGCCGTACGAGGACGCCTACGCCGCCTTGGCCGACTTCACCCCCGACGGCGAGACCCACGCCGACGACCCGCTGATGCTCTACTTCACCTCGGGCACCACCGCCCGCCCCAAGCTGGTCGAGCACACCCACGCCTCGTACCCGATCGGGCACCTGGCCACCATGTACTGGATCGGCCTCGAACCCGGCGACGTGCACCTCAACATCTCCTCGCCCGGCTGGGCCAAACACGCCTGGTCCAACCTCTTCGCCCCGTGGAACGCGCAGGCCACCGTCTTCATCCACAACTACACGCGCTTCGACGCGGCCCGGCTGATGTCCGAGATGGACCGGGCGGGGGTCACCACCTTCTGCGCGCCGCCCACCGTCTGGCGCATGCTCATCCAGGCCGACCTCACCCAGCTGCGCACCCCGCCCCGCGAGGCGGTGGCCGCCGGTGAACCCCTGAACCCGGAGGTCATCGAGCAGGTCCGGCGGGCCTGGGGCGTCACCATCCGGGACGGCTTCGGGCAGACCGAGACCGCCGTACAGGTCAGCAACAGTCCCGGCCAGGAGCTGAAGACCGGCTCGATGGGCCGGCCGAGCCCGGGCTACCGCGTGGAGCTGCTCGACCCGGTGTCGGGCGCACCGGGTGTGGACGAGGGCGAGATCGCGCTCGACCTGTCCACACAACCGGTGGGCCTGATGGCCGGCTACCACGGCGACGCCGACCGCACGGCGGAGGCGATGGCCGGCGGCTACTACCGCACCGGCGACATCGGCTCCCGCGACGCCGACGGCTACATCACCTACGTGGGCCGCGCGGACGACGTCTTCAAGGCCTCCGACTACAAGATCAGCCCCTTCGAGCTGGAGAGCGCCCTGCTGGAGCACGAGGCGGTGGCCGAGGCGGCCGTCGTGCCCGCGCCGGACGAGCTGCGGCTGGCCGTGCCCAAGGCGTACATCGTCCTCGCCGAGGGCTGGGAGCCCGGACCCGACACCGCCAAGGTGCTCTTCGAGCACTCCCGCGAGGCCCTCGCCCCCTACAAGCGCATCCGCCGGCTGGAGTTCGCCGAGCTGCCCAAGACCGTCTCCGGCAAGATCCGCCGGATCGAGCTGCGCGAGGCCACGGCCGCGGGGTCGGGCAACGAGTACCGCGAGGAGGACTTCCGGTGA
- a CDS encoding AMP-binding protein codes for MTERSYTHGTSGTALLGDTIGANLDRAVAAWPGREALVDVPSGRRWTYAEFSGDVDRLAYALLASGVAKGDRVGIWAVNCAEWVLVQYATARIGAIMVNINPAYRTHEVEYVLNQAGISLLFASLSHKTSDYRAMVEEVRGRCPQLREVVYIGDPSWEVLLRRGTPDRAEELRARGSELSCDDPINIQYTSGTTGFPKGATLSHHNILNNGYFVGESIAYSERDRICIPVPFYHCFGMVMGNLAATSHGACMVVPAPSFDPKATLEAVQQERCTSLYGVPTMFIAELNLPDFATYDLSSLRTGIMAGSPCPVEVMKRVVAEMHMEEVSICYGMTETSPVSLQTRIEDDLEHRTGTVGRVLPHLEVKVVDPAGGVTQPRGVAGELCTRGYSVMLGYWNEPEKTAEAVDPGRWMHTGDLAVMREDGYVEIVGRIKDMIIRGGENIYPREIEEFLYGHPKIRDVQVVGVPHETYGEEVLACVIPHDAAEPLTLEELRAFCQGRLAHYKVPSRLQLLDSFPMTVSGKVRKVELREQYGE; via the coding sequence GTGACCGAACGGTCGTACACACATGGGACGAGCGGGACCGCCCTGCTCGGGGACACCATCGGAGCCAACCTGGACCGGGCCGTCGCGGCCTGGCCCGGCCGGGAGGCGCTCGTCGACGTGCCCTCGGGGCGGCGCTGGACGTACGCCGAGTTCTCCGGGGACGTGGACCGGCTGGCGTACGCGCTGCTGGCGAGCGGGGTCGCCAAGGGCGACCGGGTGGGCATCTGGGCGGTCAACTGCGCCGAGTGGGTACTGGTCCAGTACGCCACCGCCCGCATCGGCGCGATCATGGTCAACATCAACCCGGCCTATCGCACCCATGAGGTCGAGTACGTCCTCAACCAGGCCGGAATCTCCCTGCTGTTCGCGTCCCTCAGCCACAAGACCAGCGACTACCGGGCCATGGTCGAGGAAGTGCGCGGCCGGTGCCCGCAGTTGCGGGAGGTCGTGTACATCGGCGACCCGAGCTGGGAGGTGCTGCTGCGGCGCGGGACGCCCGACCGGGCCGAGGAGCTGAGGGCCCGCGGGAGCGAGCTGTCCTGCGACGACCCGATCAACATCCAGTACACCTCGGGCACCACAGGGTTCCCCAAGGGGGCCACCCTCTCGCACCACAACATCCTCAACAACGGCTATTTCGTGGGTGAGTCGATCGCCTACAGCGAGCGGGACCGGATCTGCATCCCGGTGCCCTTCTACCACTGTTTCGGCATGGTGATGGGCAACCTGGCGGCGACCTCGCACGGCGCCTGCATGGTCGTCCCGGCGCCGTCCTTCGACCCGAAGGCGACCCTGGAGGCGGTCCAGCAGGAGCGCTGCACCTCCCTCTACGGCGTCCCGACCATGTTCATCGCGGAGCTGAACCTCCCCGACTTCGCGACCTACGACCTGTCGTCACTGCGCACCGGGATCATGGCGGGCTCGCCCTGCCCGGTCGAGGTGATGAAGCGGGTGGTGGCCGAGATGCACATGGAGGAGGTCTCCATCTGCTACGGCATGACGGAGACGTCCCCGGTCTCCCTGCAGACGCGGATCGAGGACGACCTGGAGCACCGCACCGGCACCGTCGGCCGTGTCCTGCCGCACCTGGAGGTCAAGGTCGTCGACCCGGCGGGCGGCGTCACCCAGCCCCGGGGCGTCGCGGGCGAGTTGTGCACCCGCGGCTACAGCGTGATGCTCGGCTACTGGAACGAGCCCGAGAAGACCGCCGAGGCCGTCGACCCCGGGCGCTGGATGCACACCGGTGACCTGGCGGTGATGCGCGAGGACGGGTACGTCGAGATCGTCGGCCGGATCAAGGACATGATCATCCGCGGAGGCGAGAACATCTACCCGCGCGAGATCGAGGAGTTCCTCTACGGCCACCCGAAGATCAGGGACGTCCAGGTCGTCGGGGTGCCGCACGAGACGTATGGCGAGGAGGTGCTCGCCTGTGTCATCCCGCACGACGCGGCCGAGCCGCTGACGCTGGAGGAACTGCGCGCCTTCTGCCAGGGGCGGCTCGCCCACTACAAGGTCCCCAGCAGGCTGCAGCTCCTCGACTCCTTCCCGATGACGGTGTCCGGGAAGGTGCGCAAGGTCGAACTGCGGGAGCAGTACGGCGAGTAG